In uncultured Desulfovibrio sp., a single window of DNA contains:
- the murJ gene encoding murein biosynthesis integral membrane protein MurJ, whose product MIASESGCAHGKGGESSPSCASGPAEHGPGHSGGIARTAALLGGFALVSRVLGLLRDMSMAWLVGGGAAADALVAAMRLPHVLRRMLGEGSLSMTLTASLVHLERMGASPDHAVGPERSRSMRLLARALAVRLGLVLTLLTVLGLVATPWLTDILAPGFYGPERQEAIYLLRICLPYTLAAGMAALGMAILHSLGVFWLPAVSPALFNIVILCFAGAAALGLLPAAPALAVGMLCGGIAQWLAQWLAVRRLLPLRKAGPDEGPDIAQGNAGGNESSLQKRAASLAWNCLGRLPAGLLGASAPQLAMLAAMSLASSLGRGQVAALYYAERLLELPLGLVGVCLGMASLPTLSRLAAAREFSLFSDQLRTALRLTLLLSLPAATGLWAVGPRLVEGLLRHGAFGDNAAYETGLALWAYLPGLPAFAVNRSLLAACNALGEVRRTAVSAVWAVVATLAVGAALVHSLSGSLGVMAPALAVSLGLWLQCGFLLCILGRALKKSSAGAASASACLPSACAVLRQCAAAAATALAAWQLLELLHGRGIWLGLALAITGGATAWAVCLFVLRDADALAAASALAHRLHGRPHQQ is encoded by the coding sequence ATGATCGCTTCTGAAAGCGGCTGCGCGCACGGCAAGGGTGGGGAATCCTCCCCGTCTTGCGCTTCTGGCCCTGCCGAGCACGGCCCCGGGCATTCTGGCGGCATTGCGCGCACGGCGGCCCTTTTGGGCGGCTTTGCCCTTGTTTCGCGTGTGCTTGGCCTTTTGCGCGATATGAGCATGGCCTGGCTTGTGGGCGGCGGCGCTGCCGCCGACGCACTGGTGGCTGCCATGCGGCTGCCCCATGTGCTGCGCCGCATGCTGGGCGAAGGCTCGCTTTCCATGACCCTGACGGCAAGCCTTGTGCATCTGGAGCGCATGGGCGCATCGCCCGACCATGCTGTGGGGCCAGAGCGCAGCCGCAGTATGCGCCTGCTGGCCCGCGCTCTGGCCGTGAGGCTTGGCCTTGTGCTGACCCTGCTCACAGTGCTTGGGCTGGTGGCCACCCCATGGCTTACTGATATTCTGGCTCCCGGTTTTTATGGGCCGGAACGGCAGGAGGCCATATACCTGCTGCGCATCTGCCTGCCCTATACGCTGGCGGCGGGCATGGCTGCTCTGGGCATGGCCATTTTGCACAGCCTTGGCGTGTTCTGGCTGCCCGCTGTTTCTCCTGCCCTGTTTAATATTGTCATTCTGTGTTTTGCAGGAGCGGCTGCCTTGGGCCTGCTGCCTGCGGCTCCAGCTCTGGCTGTGGGCATGCTTTGCGGCGGTATTGCGCAATGGCTGGCGCAGTGGCTGGCAGTGCGGCGTTTGCTGCCTTTGCGTAAAGCCGGGCCTGACGAAGGGCCGGATATCGCGCAGGGTAACGCAGGCGGGAACGAATCCTCGCTGCAAAAGCGCGCGGCATCCCTTGCCTGGAACTGCCTTGGCCGTCTGCCCGCGGGCCTGCTTGGGGCATCCGCACCGCAACTTGCCATGCTGGCAGCCATGTCGCTGGCGTCCAGCCTGGGCCGAGGGCAGGTGGCTGCTCTCTACTATGCCGAACGCCTGCTTGAACTGCCCCTTGGACTGGTGGGCGTGTGTCTGGGCATGGCAAGTCTGCCCACATTAAGCCGCCTTGCAGCTGCCAGAGAATTTTCGCTTTTTTCGGATCAGTTGCGCACGGCCCTGCGTTTGACCCTGCTGCTGAGCCTGCCCGCCGCCACAGGATTGTGGGCCGTGGGGCCGCGTCTGGTGGAAGGTCTGCTGCGGCACGGCGCCTTTGGCGACAATGCGGCTTACGAGACAGGTCTCGCCCTGTGGGCCTATTTGCCTGGTCTGCCCGCCTTTGCCGTCAACCGCTCCCTGCTGGCGGCCTGCAACGCGCTGGGCGAGGTGCGGCGCACGGCGGTCAGCGCTGTGTGGGCCGTGGTTGCTACGCTTGCGGTCGGGGCCGCACTGGTCCATAGTCTTTCGGGCAGTCTTGGCGTCATGGCTCCGGCACTGGCCGTAAGCCTTGGCTTGTGGCTGCAATGCGGCTTTTTGCTGTGCATTCTGGGCAGGGCGCTGAAAAAAAGTTCCGCTGGCGCGGCATCCGCCAGCGCATGTCTGCCTTCGGCGTGTGCGGTACTGCGTCAATGTGCCGCTGCTGCGGCCACGGCCCTTGCCGCGTGGCAATTGCTGGAACTGCTGCACGGGCGCGGCATCTGGTTGGGGCTTGCCCTTGCCATTACTGGCGGCGCAACGGCCTGGGCTGTTTGTCTGTTTGTTCTGCGCGATGCTGATGCCCTTGCGGCTGCCAGCGCACTGGCGCACCGTCTGCATGGCAGACCACACCAACAGTAA
- the queF gene encoding preQ(1) synthase — MSTRSQDQTQDLKVLGTGRLQSPEGGPSVALLEAFPNCFPQRPYVISISFPEFTSLCPVTGQPDCGTITVEYIPDELCVESKSFKLYMFAFRNHQSFMETITNNVLEDLRTLLNPCWCRVKGLFAPRGGTRIHVFAETFKDTMPEEQNRLVREAVAAWKSEPDPHRP, encoded by the coding sequence ATGAGTACCCGCAGCCAGGATCAGACCCAGGACCTGAAGGTTCTTGGCACAGGCCGCCTTCAGTCCCCGGAGGGCGGCCCCAGCGTAGCCCTGCTGGAGGCCTTTCCCAACTGCTTTCCCCAGCGCCCCTATGTGATCAGCATCAGCTTTCCCGAATTTACCTCGCTCTGCCCGGTGACCGGCCAGCCTGACTGCGGCACCATCACGGTAGAGTACATTCCTGACGAGCTGTGCGTGGAATCCAAGAGCTTCAAGCTCTATATGTTCGCCTTCCGCAATCACCAGTCGTTTATGGAAACCATCACCAACAACGTGCTGGAAGACCTGCGCACCCTGCTCAATCCCTGCTGGTGCCGTGTCAAGGGGCTGTTTGCGCCGCGCGGCGGCACGCGCATCCACGTGTTTGCCGAAACCTTCAAGGACACCATGCCCGAAGAGCAGAACCGCCTTGTGCGTGAAGCCGTGGCTGCGTGGAAGTCCGAACCCGATCCGCACCGCCCGTAG
- a CDS encoding MogA/MoaB family molybdenum cofactor biosynthesis protein: protein MNILLHVHACKRGQCLPLLPVAATDTDFCRSHGLMMPEPWAMPHLRVGTCFCGACGTALLKVTGRAWMPLPPNTAPPGGNGEEPWQASHAVQCLFLTALTDLPEGPLEVTARKTGYSLAWITLSDKGARGQRLDLSGPAIAEMVGSAMPLSHSQGFLLPDEAAQLRALLTELALSQGFDLICTTGGTGLSARDITPQTTAALLDTPLPGFTQAMLAASLAKTPHAVISRAAAGTLGQSIIINLPGSRKAVVENLAAVLPALPHALAKLQGDPADCGG from the coding sequence ATGAACATCCTGCTGCACGTACACGCCTGCAAGCGGGGCCAATGTCTGCCCCTGCTGCCTGTTGCCGCCACGGATACCGATTTTTGCCGCAGCCACGGCCTCATGATGCCCGAGCCATGGGCAATGCCCCACCTGCGGGTGGGCACATGCTTTTGCGGGGCCTGCGGCACAGCCCTGCTCAAGGTTACAGGGCGCGCCTGGATGCCCCTGCCGCCCAACACTGCACCCCCCGGCGGCAACGGGGAGGAGCCGTGGCAGGCGAGCCACGCGGTGCAGTGCCTGTTTTTGACTGCTCTGACGGATCTGCCCGAAGGCCCGCTGGAAGTAACCGCCAGAAAAACCGGCTACAGCCTTGCCTGGATAACCCTGTCGGACAAAGGCGCGCGCGGCCAGCGGCTGGATTTGAGCGGCCCCGCCATTGCTGAAATGGTCGGCTCCGCCATGCCGCTGAGCCACAGCCAGGGATTTTTGCTGCCGGATGAAGCCGCGCAACTGCGCGCCCTGCTGACGGAGCTTGCCCTGAGCCAGGGTTTTGACCTTATATGCACCACCGGCGGCACCGGGCTTTCGGCGCGTGATATCACGCCGCAAACCACTGCCGCCCTGCTCGATACGCCCTTGCCGGGCTTTACTCAGGCCATGCTGGCCGCCAGCCTTGCCAAAACGCCCCACGCGGTTATTTCGCGCGCGGCAGCGGGCACACTGGGGCAAAGCATCATCATCAACCTGCCGGGCAGCCGCAAGGCCGTTGTGGAAAACCTTGCCGCCGTACTGCCCGCCCTGCCCCACGCCCTTGCCAAATTGCAGGGCGACCCCGCCGACTGCGGCGGTTAA
- a CDS encoding UbiA-like polyprenyltransferase, with amino-acid sequence MGFFPRSGMRLSTPFGQFGDICRMIKIEHSIFALPYAWAGAVLAARGLPSARSLIFLTISMIAARSFAMAFNRLADLPFDRDNPRTQGRPLVTGVISKGQTWAFCALMAVIFIASCAALNTVCLWLSVPALLFAAIYSLLKRFTALCHFWLGATLGLAPLAGWLSVNPASLGLAAVLLFWAVTFWVAAFDIYYAFQDMDFDVAFELHSVPASFGPDTALTLAAFSHAMTSIFLLLAGFAAGLSWPWYVVWFGISVMLLVEHRLMKPQDLRHVNTAFFTINGIISPVVLAGVLLGIYI; translated from the coding sequence ATGGGCTTTTTTCCGCGTTCCGGCATGAGGCTTTCCACGCCTTTTGGCCAGTTTGGCGACATTTGCCGGATGATCAAGATTGAACATTCCATTTTTGCGCTGCCCTACGCCTGGGCAGGGGCGGTATTGGCAGCACGCGGCTTGCCCTCTGCGCGCAGCCTGATTTTTCTGACCATCAGCATGATCGCGGCGCGCTCATTCGCCATGGCCTTCAACCGGCTGGCCGATCTGCCCTTTGACCGCGACAACCCGCGCACACAGGGTCGCCCCCTGGTAACGGGCGTTATCAGCAAGGGGCAGACATGGGCCTTCTGCGCGCTCATGGCAGTTATCTTTATTGCCTCCTGCGCGGCGCTGAACACTGTCTGCCTGTGGCTTTCCGTGCCTGCGCTGCTCTTTGCGGCCATATACAGCCTGCTTAAGCGCTTTACGGCCCTGTGCCACTTCTGGCTGGGCGCGACGCTGGGTCTTGCCCCGCTGGCTGGCTGGCTTTCGGTCAATCCCGCAAGCCTTGGCCTTGCGGCTGTGCTGCTGTTCTGGGCTGTTACCTTTTGGGTGGCGGCATTTGACATTTACTATGCATTTCAGGACATGGATTTTGACGTGGCCTTTGAGCTGCATTCCGTGCCTGCTTCTTTTGGGCCGGATACGGCCCTGACGCTGGCCGCGTTTTCGCACGCCATGACGTCCATCTTTCTGCTGCTGGCGGGCTTTGCCGCCGGGCTTTCCTGGCCATGGTACGTGGTGTGGTTCGGCATCAGCGTCATGCTGCTTGTGGAGCACAGGCTCATGAAGCCGCAGGATCTGCGCCATGTGAACACGGCCTTTTTTACCATCAACGGCATCATTTCGCCGGTCGTGCTGGCTGGCGTGTTGCTGGGCATCTATATCTGA
- the yjgA gene encoding ribosome biogenesis factor YjgA, producing the protein MPRKKQYQWKSSDEAEGFDLPPSRSEKKRQSLALQNMGEELTRLGPQEVKNLDLPADLREALQLYARIGDHEGRRRQMQFIGRVMREIDPAPIRAMLDARREVSAAATAALHQAEQWRDRLLSADQGELAGLVATLLTARALPEQDAEEPEATGKAALPSQDELMTMTLAARKETAENTSPQARRALFRAIHGMLKA; encoded by the coding sequence ATGCCGCGCAAAAAACAGTACCAATGGAAATCCAGCGACGAGGCGGAAGGCTTTGACTTGCCGCCCAGCCGCTCTGAAAAAAAACGCCAGAGCCTTGCCCTGCAAAACATGGGCGAAGAGCTGACGCGCCTTGGCCCGCAGGAAGTCAAAAACCTTGACCTGCCCGCAGACCTCAGGGAAGCGCTGCAACTTTACGCCCGCATAGGCGACCACGAAGGCCGCCGCCGCCAGATGCAGTTTATTGGCCGCGTCATGCGCGAGATTGACCCCGCGCCCATCCGCGCCATGCTGGATGCCCGTCGCGAGGTCTCAGCAGCAGCCACCGCGGCCCTGCATCAGGCAGAGCAGTGGCGCGACCGCCTGCTGAGCGCTGACCAGGGAGAACTTGCGGGCCTGGTGGCAACCCTGCTGACCGCAAGGGCACTGCCAGAGCAGGACGCAGAAGAGCCAGAGGCCACGGGCAAGGCCGCTCTGCCAAGCCAGGATGAACTCATGACCATGACCCTTGCCGCCCGCAAGGAAACTGCGGAGAACACCTCCCCGCAGGCCCGGCGCGCGCTTTTTCGCGCCATCCACGGCATGCTGAAGGCGTAA
- a CDS encoding potassium channel family protein produces the protein MLKLRALRARLYENRFELLMLSLWCVFILNIIFPENIYRGTAQAIYLPIQLLAALVLFEFKPRILRLVLFFGALLIVGRAMDLFFIKTMKEELLLLYLCFFGSIMFEVFRQISHAQMFTTKIVYAAVCGLLLIGYCGYFLFLSIEFHQPGSFKGLGAGDQAANDLFYFSYVTILTIGYGDITPKTWIAKNATVLVGFTGYLYSIVVIALIVGRAHRTPRSTVAPTKKPAPLPARSPQSSSAKKPPEA, from the coding sequence ATGCTGAAACTACGAGCACTGCGCGCCCGACTTTACGAAAATCGTTTTGAACTGCTCATGCTCTCGCTGTGGTGCGTGTTCATTCTGAACATCATATTTCCAGAAAACATCTACCGGGGCACGGCGCAGGCAATCTATCTGCCTATCCAGCTGCTTGCTGCTCTTGTACTTTTTGAGTTCAAACCGCGCATTCTGCGGCTTGTCCTGTTTTTCGGCGCACTGCTCATTGTGGGCCGGGCCATGGATCTGTTTTTTATCAAGACCATGAAAGAGGAATTGCTGCTGCTCTATCTGTGTTTTTTCGGCAGCATCATGTTTGAGGTATTCCGGCAGATATCCCACGCGCAGATGTTTACGACCAAAATCGTCTACGCTGCGGTGTGCGGCCTGTTGCTCATTGGCTATTGCGGCTATTTTCTGTTTCTGTCCATCGAGTTCCATCAGCCGGGTTCTTTCAAAGGGCTGGGCGCGGGCGACCAAGCGGCCAACGACCTGTTTTACTTCAGCTACGTGACCATCCTCACCATCGGCTACGGCGATATTACGCCTAAAACCTGGATTGCCAAAAATGCCACAGTGCTTGTGGGTTTTACCGGCTATCTCTATTCCATTGTTGTTATTGCCCTTATCGTGGGCAGGGCCCACCGCACGCCGCGCAGCACCGTTGCCCCCACAAAAAAACCAGCCCCGCTGCCTGCGCGCTCTCCGCAATCATCTTCCGCCAAAAAACCGCCGGAAGCCTGA
- a CDS encoding ABC transporter permease — translation MMVRITLPRLNLRRMATIVRKELLVLLCNKVSRMLIIVPPLMQIVVFGWAATMEVRNVDVAVLNHDSGNWSREIVRRLQGSHTFRSVTFLDGEADIRPTIERQKALFVMVFDDEFSRRVDAGAPAQMQVILDGRRSNAAQIASYYLETIVRGIGESTPRGQMALGAATDAGGAPKLDVRVRCWFNPNLEFQWFFLPNLIGMLGFMLGLVVTGLSVAREREVGTFDQLLVSPATPTEIALAKLVPGCLVGLVHGTIFLLISIFGFGVPFTGSLVLLYVAMLVFAMASGGVGLMVSSLSATQQQAFLGAFTVGVPCILISGAVTPVINMPPFLQYASQLNPMRHFTTIVQGVFLKDITVAAAAVSLGKIACISAVAVGVAVWMFKRKA, via the coding sequence ATGATGGTTAGGATAACGCTGCCCCGTCTGAACCTGCGGCGCATGGCGACCATTGTGCGCAAGGAGCTGCTGGTTCTGCTGTGCAACAAGGTTTCGCGCATGCTCATTATTGTGCCGCCGCTCATGCAGATTGTGGTGTTTGGCTGGGCGGCCACCATGGAAGTGCGCAATGTGGATGTGGCCGTGCTCAACCATGACAGCGGCAACTGGAGCCGCGAGATCGTACGCAGGCTACAGGGGTCGCATACCTTCCGCAGCGTGACATTTCTGGATGGCGAGGCGGATATTCGCCCGACTATCGAGCGGCAAAAAGCCCTGTTTGTCATGGTGTTTGATGATGAATTTTCCCGCAGGGTCGATGCAGGTGCGCCAGCGCAGATGCAGGTGATACTTGACGGCAGGCGCTCCAATGCGGCGCAGATTGCCTCCTATTATCTTGAAACCATTGTGCGCGGCATTGGGGAATCCACGCCACGGGGGCAAATGGCGCTCGGCGCTGCAACTGACGCAGGCGGAGCGCCCAAGCTGGATGTGCGCGTGCGCTGCTGGTTCAATCCCAATCTGGAATTTCAGTGGTTCTTTTTGCCCAACCTTATAGGCATGCTGGGCTTTATGCTGGGGCTGGTGGTGACGGGGCTTTCCGTAGCGCGGGAGCGCGAGGTGGGCACCTTTGACCAGTTGCTGGTTTCTCCGGCCACCCCTACGGAGATTGCCCTTGCCAAATTAGTGCCGGGTTGTCTGGTGGGGCTGGTGCACGGCACAATTTTTCTGCTCATATCTATTTTCGGTTTCGGGGTGCCGTTTACCGGCTCTCTGGTGCTGCTCTATGTGGCCATGCTGGTTTTTGCCATGGCTTCGGGCGGGGTGGGGCTGATGGTCTCGTCGTTATCTGCCACGCAGCAGCAGGCCTTTCTGGGGGCCTTTACCGTAGGGGTGCCGTGTATTCTTATTTCCGGCGCGGTTACGCCCGTCATCAACATGCCGCCATTTTTGCAATACGCCAGCCAGCTGAACCCCATGCGGCATTTTACCACCATTGTGCAGGGGGTTTTTCTGAAAGATATCACCGTGGCTGCGGCAGCGGTGAGCCTTGGCAAGATTGCCTGCATCAGCGCGGTGGCTGTGGGCGTTGCCGTGTGGATGTTCAAGCGCAAGGCCTGA
- a CDS encoding ABC transporter permease → MQSNIWLRQLFALVGKEFQQIVRDPSSYLVAGVLPFIFLLLFGYGITLDAGVLRVAVLDQSGGRHSLSLAADFAHSPWFATRPVGTMAEAGRMMRDSVVQGILVIQQDFDEQLERGSAGAVQVLVDGSEPNTAQYIQNYSQGLIMAWQRTALPDGVAAALPINIQPRFWYNPAAKSVQFLVPGAITVIMTLIGTLLTSLVFAREWERGTMEAMFATPVSRMQLLLGKLIPYFCMGMFSMALCAVAAVTLFAVPFRGSLWVLVLLSSVFMLSALGQGLLISVTLRGQLVAAEAGLFSGFLPALLLSGFVFDINSMPPVLQALTRLLPASYFNTCLRTIFLTGDVWGVFGPSLLFMGLLASVLLGLVYRNLVKRLDA, encoded by the coding sequence ATGCAAAGCAATATCTGGTTACGACAGCTTTTTGCCCTGGTGGGCAAGGAATTTCAGCAGATCGTGCGCGATCCCTCATCCTATCTTGTGGCCGGGGTTTTGCCTTTCATCTTTCTGCTGCTCTTTGGCTACGGCATTACCCTGGATGCGGGCGTGCTGCGGGTGGCTGTGCTGGATCAGAGCGGCGGGCGGCATTCTTTGAGCCTTGCGGCGGATTTTGCCCACTCCCCGTGGTTTGCCACGCGCCCTGTGGGAACCATGGCCGAGGCCGGGCGTATGATGCGCGATTCTGTGGTGCAGGGCATACTGGTGATCCAGCAGGATTTTGACGAGCAGCTTGAGCGCGGCAGTGCCGGGGCCGTGCAGGTGCTCGTGGACGGTTCAGAACCCAATACGGCCCAGTATATCCAGAACTACAGCCAGGGGCTGATTATGGCCTGGCAGCGCACGGCCTTGCCGGATGGCGTTGCAGCAGCGCTGCCCATCAATATTCAGCCGCGCTTCTGGTACAACCCTGCTGCCAAGAGTGTGCAGTTTCTTGTGCCGGGGGCCATAACCGTTATCATGACGCTTATCGGCACACTGTTGACCTCCCTGGTATTTGCCCGCGAGTGGGAACGCGGCACCATGGAGGCCATGTTCGCCACGCCAGTAAGCCGCATGCAACTGCTGCTGGGCAAACTGATTCCGTATTTCTGCATGGGCATGTTCAGCATGGCCCTGTGCGCGGTGGCGGCGGTGACGCTCTTTGCCGTGCCGTTTCGCGGCTCCTTGTGGGTACTTGTGCTCTTGTCGTCCGTATTCATGCTGAGCGCGCTGGGTCAGGGGCTGCTGATTTCCGTAACACTGCGCGGGCAATTGGTGGCGGCTGAAGCGGGATTGTTCTCCGGCTTTTTGCCCGCATTGCTGCTCTCGGGCTTTGTGTTTGACATCAACAGCATGCCGCCCGTGCTTCAGGCCCTGACGCGGCTTTTGCCCGCCAGCTACTTCAATACCTGTTTACGTACCATTTTCCTGACCGGGGACGTGTGGGGCGTGTTTGGCCCCAGCCTGCTGTTCATGGGGCTGCTGGCCTCGGTATTGCTGGGGCTGGTGTACCGCAACCTTGTCAAAAGGCTGGACGCATGA
- a CDS encoding ATP-binding cassette domain-containing protein, with amino-acid sequence MSDNAADAQAVCLEGLVMRFGKGREAVTALDGVNAVIPAGRITGLVGPDAAGKTTLMRIMAGLMPPSEGRANLFGQSPAELMRSQPNSIGYMPQRFGLYEDISVMANMRLHASLRGLEGAERDRVFEKLLGFTNLAPFTERLAGRLSGGMKQKLGIACALLGAPRLLLLDEPGVGVDPQSRRELWRMVQDLSQGGMTVVWSTAYLDEAERCPGVIMLDSGRVLFAGPPEELTARAEGRVFLLRADAGMHKKELTLWTMRSGIEDALIQGSRIRLVLAANAPDNLRREVLARGGEAVAPRLEDAYMSAVGGINQSPSPYGKLNVSHNGGNHAGTQGSGGGSIALAPEGAAGAPPSAAASSDAASSFASADSGPTFSILARNLTKRFGAFVAARDISFDVRPGEIFGLLGPNGAGKSTTFRMLCGLSRPTSGSCAVDGVDLLRAGSEARSRLGYMAQKFSLYPDIPVRENINIFAELYGLSKERRNALLPELAEALELQPYLRSRTGSLPLGQKQRLALLCATLHEPPVLFLDEPTSGVDARTRRDFWKHISAMTTAGAAVLVTTHFMEEAEYCDRIALIYRGAMISMGTPDELKASCTEVEDPTLEEAFIANIERYDREHPQ; translated from the coding sequence ATGAGCGACAACGCCGCCGATGCCCAGGCCGTCTGCCTGGAGGGGTTGGTCATGCGCTTCGGCAAGGGGCGCGAGGCCGTCACCGCTCTGGACGGCGTGAACGCGGTCATCCCCGCCGGGCGCATCACCGGGCTGGTGGGGCCTGACGCGGCGGGGAAAACCACGCTCATGCGCATCATGGCGGGTCTTATGCCGCCAAGCGAAGGGCGCGCAAACCTCTTTGGGCAAAGCCCGGCAGAGCTTATGCGCAGCCAGCCCAACAGCATTGGCTACATGCCGCAGCGCTTTGGCCTGTATGAAGATATTTCCGTCATGGCCAACATGCGGCTGCATGCCAGCCTGCGCGGGCTTGAAGGGGCAGAACGCGACCGCGTGTTTGAAAAGTTGCTGGGATTCACGAACCTTGCCCCTTTTACCGAGCGCCTTGCGGGCAGATTGTCTGGCGGCATGAAGCAGAAACTGGGCATCGCCTGCGCTCTGCTAGGGGCGCCGCGCCTGCTGCTGCTTGACGAACCCGGCGTGGGCGTTGACCCGCAGTCGCGCCGTGAACTCTGGCGCATGGTGCAGGATTTGAGCCAGGGAGGCATGACGGTTGTGTGGTCCACCGCCTATCTGGACGAGGCCGAGCGCTGCCCCGGCGTGATCATGCTGGACAGCGGGCGTGTACTGTTTGCCGGGCCGCCGGAGGAACTCACCGCGCGGGCCGAAGGGCGGGTTTTTCTGCTGCGGGCCGATGCGGGAATGCATAAAAAGGAATTGACCCTCTGGACCATGCGCTCGGGCATTGAAGATGCCCTTATTCAGGGCAGCCGCATCCGGCTTGTGCTGGCGGCAAATGCCCCTGACAATCTGCGGCGCGAGGTGTTGGCCCGTGGCGGCGAGGCCGTGGCCCCACGGCTGGAAGACGCCTACATGAGCGCCGTTGGCGGCATCAACCAGAGCCCTTCGCCCTACGGCAAACTGAATGTGTCCCACAACGGCGGCAACCACGCGGGCACTCAGGGCAGTGGCGGTGGCAGCATTGCTCTGGCGCCAGAGGGCGCGGCAGGAGCGCCTCCCTCGGCTGCCGCTTCGTCAGATGCGGCTTCGTCCTTTGCTTCCGCTGATTCCGGCCCGACTTTTTCCATCTTGGCCCGCAACCTCACCAAACGGTTTGGCGCATTTGTGGCGGCGCGCGATATCTCCTTTGATGTGCGGCCCGGTGAAATTTTTGGCCTGCTTGGGCCCAACGGGGCGGGCAAGTCCACCACATTCCGCATGCTCTGCGGGCTTTCGCGCCCCACATCCGGCAGTTGCGCCGTGGACGGGGTAGATCTGCTGCGCGCGGGCAGCGAGGCCCGCTCGCGTCTGGGCTACATGGCGCAGAAGTTTTCGCTGTACCCGGATATTCCCGTGCGTGAAAACATCAATATTTTTGCCGAGCTGTATGGTCTGTCCAAGGAACGGCGCAACGCCCTTTTGCCCGAGCTGGCCGAGGCGCTTGAATTGCAGCCCTATCTGCGCAGCCGCACAGGCTCGCTGCCGCTTGGGCAAAAGCAGCGGCTGGCCCTGCTGTGCGCCACCCTGCACGAGCCGCCCGTGCTGTTTCTTGACGAGCCGACCTCTGGCGTGGACGCGCGCACCCGCCGGGATTTCTGGAAGCACATTTCCGCCATGACCACAGCCGGGGCCGCTGTGCTGGTGACGACCCACTTCATGGAAGAGGCAGAATACTGCGACCGCATCGCGCTGATCTACCGCGGTGCCATGATCAGCATGGGAACACCGGACGAACTCAAGGCATCCTGCACCGAGGTGGAAGACCCCACGCTGGAAGAAGCCTTTATTGCCAACATTGAAAGATACGACAGGGAGCATCCGCAGTAG
- a CDS encoding efflux RND transporter periplasmic adaptor subunit — protein MTVPRKILIFCAALAVLLLVVLLWKWLRHDGDQLVLYGNVDIRQVDLSFRVNGRIAKVLVDEGDAVAPGQALARIDDDLLTQQRDQAAAELERQQASLLRLERGYRVEEIAQARAAVSGSAALAENAQINLNRVAAMRVSNAISQKDLDNARAQYSEASAKLRSNQDQLDMLLSGYREEEVLAQKAAVAAAAAALNHAEIQLRDAVLAAPQKGIVLTRAREAGAIVQAGQTVYTLTLADPLWLRAYVDEPNLGRVKPGMPVKILVDAAPGKSFPGTVGFISPTAEFTPKTVETREVRTALVYRLRVQAQDPENVMRQGMPVTIILQDTPAP, from the coding sequence ATGACTGTTCCCCGTAAGATTCTGATTTTTTGCGCGGCGCTGGCTGTGCTGTTGCTGGTTGTATTATTGTGGAAGTGGCTGCGGCATGATGGAGATCAGCTTGTGCTGTATGGCAATGTGGATATACGGCAGGTTGACCTGAGCTTTCGCGTTAACGGGCGCATTGCAAAAGTGCTTGTTGACGAAGGCGATGCCGTCGCCCCCGGTCAGGCACTGGCCCGGATTGACGATGATCTGCTGACCCAGCAGCGCGATCAGGCCGCCGCAGAACTTGAAAGGCAGCAGGCCTCCCTGTTGCGTCTTGAGCGCGGCTACCGCGTGGAAGAAATCGCTCAGGCCCGCGCTGCGGTGAGCGGCTCTGCCGCCCTGGCAGAAAACGCGCAAATCAACCTGAACCGCGTGGCGGCCATGCGCGTTTCCAACGCTATTTCGCAAAAAGATCTGGACAACGCCCGCGCCCAGTACAGCGAGGCCAGCGCCAAGCTGCGTTCCAATCAGGACCAGCTGGACATGCTGCTTTCCGGCTACCGGGAAGAGGAAGTTCTGGCGCAAAAGGCCGCTGTTGCCGCTGCTGCCGCAGCCCTCAATCATGCGGAAATCCAGTTGCGCGACGCAGTGCTTGCCGCGCCGCAAAAGGGCATTGTGCTGACCCGCGCCCGCGAGGCCGGGGCCATAGTGCAGGCCGGGCAGACCGTGTACACCCTCACCCTTGCCGACCCCCTGTGGCTGCGGGCCTATGTGGACGAACCCAATCTGGGGCGCGTCAAACCCGGCATGCCTGTGAAGATTCTGGTGGACGCAGCGCCAGGAAAGAGCTTTCCCGGCACGGTGGGCTTTATTTCGCCCACGGCGGAATTTACCCCCAAGACCGTTGAAACGCGCGAGGTGCGCACGGCTCTGGTCTACCGGCTGCGCGTACAGGCGCAGGATCCGGAAAACGTCATGCGGCAGGGCATGCCCGTGACAATTATTTTGCAGGATACGCCCGCGCCATGA